From one Maniola jurtina chromosome 5, ilManJurt1.1, whole genome shotgun sequence genomic stretch:
- the LOC123865031 gene encoding hypodermin-A-like, which translates to MNNKIRYIINIAIISLFIDLVNTENYDENPAEDYEETDSIDSESNEVYNVSLKEKPSRERNAELKSRFVDGNATIDIFPHKGSNSETSKLATLIDDSKCKSTRLSDYPYSVSIQKKGAHYASGALIHKKWILTVASEFFNIRETIKLFKARLGSVNCKKGGALVSLKGIEVHPSYVYKKPSFDLSMLRIGQLVQCSENIRPISLSVIKQSIVSAKFMATYWSRLIINGKVLSKAAKERMKQYSMRVSTQKMIPWDKCYNVMQTYNYSLDVSSLCLEPIMSHHSPCMPDVGAPIIADDGLWGITSGWISDDCSTYYPSPTIATRISLEPISTWLDALLDED; encoded by the exons ATGAACAACAAGATAagatatataattaatatagctattatttcactttttattgATCTTGTGAATACAGAAAATTACGATGAAAATCCAGCAGAAGATTATGAAGAAACCGATTCAATTGATTCAGAAAGCAATGAAGTTTATAATGTAAGCTTAAAAGAAAAACCAAGTCGAGAAAGGAATGCAGAACTGAAAAGCAGATTTGTTGATG GTAACGCAACGATTGATATATTTCCGCATAAAGGATCTAACTCTGAAACCTCTAAGTTGGCGACGCTTATTGATGATTCAAAATGCAAATCAACACGACTTTCTGATTATCCTTATTCAGTCTCTATCCAGAAAAAGGGTGCACATTATGCTTCTGGTGCTCTGATACATAAGAAATGGATATTGACTGTTGCTAGCGAGTTTTTCAA CATAAGAGAAACTATCAAGCTTTTTAAGGCTCGGCTAGGATCAGTGAACTGCAAGAAAGGTGGAGCCTTAGTCTCTTTGAAAGGAATTGAAGTTCATCCATCATACGTCTACAAGAAGCCCAGTTTTGATTTGTCGATGCTTAGAATTGGACAGCTTGTACAGTGCTCAGAAAATATTAGACCAATAAGTTTGTCGGTTATAAAACAGTCGATTGTCAGTGCGAAGTTTATGGCGACCTATTGGTCGAGATTAATT ATCAATGGCAAAGTCCTATCTAAAGCAGCAAAAGAGCGTATGAAACAGTACAGCATGCGAGTGTCCACCCAGAAAATGATACCTTGGGATAAATGTTATAATGTTATGCAAACATATAATTATTCACTGGATGTATCAAGTCTTTGTTTGGAGCCCATCATGTCTCATCATAGTCCGTGCATG ccCGACGTTGGAGCTCCTATTATCGCTGATGATGGTCTTTGGGGAATCACTTCGGGATGGATTTCAGATGACTGTTCGACATATTATCCCAGTCCGACTATTGCCACAAGAATCTCTTTAGAGCCTATATCGACCTGGTTAGACGCATTATTAGATGAAGACTGA